Genomic window (Cucumis sativus cultivar 9930 chromosome 2, Cucumber_9930_V3, whole genome shotgun sequence):
TGAGAGCTGATTGCAGCAGTTGACAACTCTGTTTCAATATCTCTTGGCACACCCCCACCATAGTTAGAAAGTAAGTTCTGAAGATCTTTTTGAGAGTCATATCCCCTCGACAATAAGGTATCTGGTGTCAATCCATCAATGCTATTACTGAAAGGGATGTTGTTACGTGGATGTGATTGTACATCATTATCCAAACATGTAGGGAGTGGGAGAGCCTGCTGAATGGTGCCAGCATCCAAACAATATGATGTCCCAGAAGAAGACCCTTCTAACTGATCAGGAACAGTGCCTTTATACTTTAGTTGGTCTAATCCTTTTGAGTTAGGAAACTCATGTTTGATCCGCAAATCAGGTTTGCTATGTAGCTCCTGTGCCAGGTTAGTTGCAGGCTCAACTACTGAATCTCCACCAAGTGTGGCTGCTCCTTGTTGGTTCTTATTGAGCAGGTTTGACACAGGAACTGGGCAATTATTAGTGGAAGGTGAGGTAGAACAAGATGGAGCATCTCCTTCAGTCAGTCCAGAGTATGCTCTAATTGCCGTGGTTGGTTTGAATTGACTATGGGATTGGGTTATGGGAACCTGCTGTGATTGCATGAGACCTAAACTTGCGAAGCCATTGCTATTAAGTTTTTCTGTTTGTAAGCTGCCTCCACTAGTATTGAACTGCTGCTGATTGGGCAACGGCAATGGTGGTAACTGCTGGTTCTGCGGATGAATGTGTTGCTGCTGTAGCAGCTGAGGCGGTAATAATGGGCTAGCCGGGGAGAACAATGGTTGCTGCTGGTGTTGTTGCTGGAGCTTCTGTAGCAGCTGCAATTGAAGTTGTTGCTCAGTCGGGATTGGCTGTGAAAATTGCTGAACTTGAGGATGCTGTTGTGCTTTTTGAGACAGACTTTGTTGCAATAATTGTAGTGGGGCCTGTTGAAATTGTGTCGGCTGCTGTTGTCTCGGAAGAAGGCTAGATTGCTGCTCTATTTGTGGCTGAAGCTGTGTTTCTTCTGATAAAGATGTAGTCTGAAATGAATTCTTATTAGATGGTTGACTAGTTTGATGGGATTGAATATTGCTTGCAAGCAATTGCTGCTGTTGTAGCTGAGAGTATACAAGCGGTTGTTGCATACTTGGATTTGGCAAATGGTTAGCAGCAGTTACACTGTTGTTCAGAAGAACGGATTGTGAGGTCTGCTGTTGCCGCTGTGACTGTTGTGACTGGAGTTGCTGCTGCTGGGGCAGCTGCTGCTGTTGTTCCTGGGGTGGCAATTGCTGCTGCTGTAACTGTTGGCTTGCAGAAACTTGTAATAATTGCTGCAGCTGCTGCTGTTGGGACCATGTAGTTGGAGGAAATTGGCCAACTTGGTTCTGTTGATTTGCTTTGCTGAATTGGAGATTTGGTGAAGACAGTACTGGTGCTTGAAAACTCAATAATTTGGATGGGTCATCATTGGTAAGAGTTCCATGCAGAGCACTAGGCGCAACCATAGACGGCAAAATTCCAGATTGTGCTGCTGG
Coding sequences:
- the LOC101210917 gene encoding auxin response factor 19 isoform X3 gives rise to the protein MKAPSNGFLANSGEGERKNINSELWHACAGPLVSLPPVGSLVVYFPQGHSEQVAASMNKETDFIPNYPNLPSKLICMLHNVTLHADPETDEVYAQMTLQPVNKYEKEALLASDIGLKQSRQPAEFFCKTLTASDTSTHGGFSVPRRAAEKIFPPLDYSMQPPAQELVARDLHDNSWTFRHIYRGQPKRHLLTTGWSVFVSTKRLFAGDSVLFIRDEKSQLLLGIRRANRQQPALSSSVISSDSMHIGILASAAHAAANNSPFTIFYNPRASPSEFVIPLAKYNKAMYTQVSLGMRFRMMFETEESGVRRYMGTITGISDMDSVRWKNSQWRNLQVGWDESAAGERPNRVSIWEVEPVVTPFYICPPPFFRPKFPKQQGMPDDESDIENAFKRAMPWFGDDFGMKDTPSSIFPGLSLVQWMSMQHNNQFPAAQSGILPSMVAPSALHGTLTNDDPSKLLSFQAPVLSSPNLQFSKANQQNQVGQFPPTTWSQQQQLQQLLQVSASQQLQQQQLPPQEQQQQLPQQQQLQSQQSQRQQQTSQSVLLNNSVTAANHLPNPSMQQPLVYSQLQQQQLLASNIQSHQTSQPSNKNSFQTTSLSEETQLQPQIEQQSSLLPRQQQPTQFQQAPLQLLQQSLSQKAQQHPQVQQFSQPIPTEQQLQLQLLQKLQQQHQQQPLFSPASPLLPPQLLQQQHIHPQNQQLPPLPLPNQQQFNTSGGSLQTEKLNSNGFASLGLMQSQQVPITQSHSQFKPTTAIRAYSGLTEGDAPSCSTSPSTNNCPVPVSNLLNKNQQGAATLGGDSVVEPATNLAQELHSKPDLRIKHEFPNSKGLDQLKYKGTVPDQLEGSSSGTSYCLDAGTIQQALPLPTCLDNDVQSHPRNNIPFSNSIDGLTPDTLLSRGYDSQKDLQNLLSNYGGGVPRDIETELSTAAISSQSFGVPNLPFKPGCSNDVNINEAGALSSGLWANHSQRMRTYTKLLKF
- the LOC101210917 gene encoding auxin response factor 19 isoform X2; translated protein: MKAPSNGFLANSGEGERKNINSELWHACAGPLVSLPPVGSLVVYFPQGHSEQVAASMNKETDFIPNYPNLPSKLICMLHNVTLHADPETDEVYAQMTLQPVNKYEKEALLASDIGLKQSRQPAEFFCKTLTASDTSTHGGFSVPRRAAEKIFPPLDYSMQPPAQELVARDLHDNSWTFRHIYRGQPKRHLLTTGWSVFVSTKRLFAGDSVLFIRDEKSQLLLGIRRANRQQPALSSSVISSDSMHIGILASAAHAAANNSPFTIFYNPRASPSEFVIPLAKYNKAMYTQVSLGMRFRMMFETEESGVRRYMGTITGISDMDSVRWKNSQWRNLQVGWDESAAGERPNRVSIWEVEPVVTPFYICPPPFFRPKFPKQQGMPDDESDIENAFKRAMPWFGDDFGMKDTPSSIFPGLSLVQWMSMQHNNQFPAAQSGILPSMVAPSALHGTLTNDDPSKLLSFQAPVLSSPNLQFSKANQQNQVGQFPPTTWSQQQQLQQLLQVSASQQLQQQQLPPQEQQQQLPQQQQLQSQQSQRQQQTSQSVLLNNSVTAANHLPNPSMQQPLVYSQLQQQQLLASNIQSHQTSQPSNKNSFQTTSLSEETQLQPQIEQQSSLLPRQQQPTQFQQAPLQLLQQSLSQKAQQHPQVQQFSQPIPTEQQLQLQLLQKLQQQHQQQPLFSPASPLLPPQLLQQQHIHPQNQQLPPLPLPNQQQFNTSGGSLQTEKLNSNGFASLGLMQSQQVPITQSHSQFKPTTAIRAYSGLTEGDAPSCSTSPSTNNCPVPVSNLLNKNQQGAATLGGDSVVEPATNLAQELHSKPDLRIKHEFPNSKGLDQLKYKGTVPDQLEGSSSGTSYCLDAGTIQQALPLPTCLDNDVQSHPRNNIPFSNSIDGLTPDTLLSRGYDSQKDLQNLLSNYGGGVPRDIETELSTAAISSQSFGVPNLPFKPGCSNDVNINEAGALSSGLWANHSQRMRTYTKHLKLLKF